From Sphingomonas sp. PAMC26645:
TTCGTCGGCATGGTCCCCTTAGCGGAAACCGTTACGGGAATGCCGGTATCCTATGAGGATGGCGTGGTCGACGTCCACCACGGACTACACAATGCCCGACCATAGCCTCGGCCGTCGCTGGACCGGCACGCGTGCCGTGTCGGGGCTGGTTACGGTGCGCTACCGACTAGTCGTCGCTGTAAGATCTCTTTTACGCCTCGGCGTTCGCTGCGATCCTGTCAGATAGACCTAGTGACAGAAAACATCGTGCGGAAGGCTTGTGAAGATAGGCAAACAGCTCATCCGCGGCTCAGATCCTAAACGATCTGATGATTAAGAGCTCCGTTTCTATCATCATATATCCTGGCTCCAGATTGCGGGGATAGGATTACGGATCGTGTGTGTTAGGCGCAGGGCAAAACGCATTACCGATCGATGTCGAACGTGCCGCCTCGCTGATGGACAAAACAGCGTGAGAGAGGACACTCTTCGTCCAGCACAACGATCGGCCCCACGCTGCAAGGATTGAGCAATGAATGGTCGCGATCGCTATACCGTGCCGATGCGGGCCCTGCACTGGACCCGCGCTGGATTGATCATCGGGCTGATCGCGCTCGGATGGGTGATGACCTCGCTACCCGACAGCACCGCCGTCAAATTCGACTGGATGTATCCCGTTCACAAGGAATTTGGGGTCCTCGCGTTCATCATTGGCCTCACAGCGTTGGTAGTGCGGACGCGTTCGGCGCTGCCCCCGCATCCCGCCGAACTGAGCGGCTGGGAGAATATGCTGTCGACCGTTGTCCAATATGCAATGTTGACGCTGGCGGTGGTCGTTCCGCTGATGGGTTACGCAATGTCGAGTTCGTTCACTCAGAGTGACGGCGTCCCGTTTTTTGGCATCAATTTGCCGGAGATTTTAGCTAAAAACGACGATGCCTTTGCAATATTTGAGTGGGTACACAAGACCCTGGCTTACACGATGCTCGCGCTAATCACGCTGCATATATTGGGCGTCGTCAAACATCGCTTTTTCGATAGCGGGCGTGACACCGATGTTCTTCATCGAATGTTATAAGAGATACTGACCGGGTCATGAAACTTTCAGGGATTTGTAGGCGTAGGATCGCATTTTCTTCGTCGAACTCGCCCCGAACGATTGCTGCCCATCAAACGATGCAAAACCTTTGACGAGAAGGAACGGGACGTCTGCAGCGGAAAGGCTCGCCAGGCGATAGCATCCCAAGGAGTGACGGACGAAATGCCGGCTGGAGGGGGCAAGTCCGCGCACTGCGGCGCTTGCCCCCTCCTGTATTCCGCTAGAACCGCATGGTCCCGCCGAACGCGAACGTCCGGCCGCTTACCGTATTGGTCATCACGCGCTTGGCGGTGCCGTCGGCATATTGGACGATGGGCTCGTCGGTGATGTTGATCACGTCCAGCGACAGCTTGAACTGCCGCGTCAGATTGACATAGGCGGACGCGTCCAAATTCGTCGTGCCCTTGATGTATTCGCCGATGTTGCCGTTGCCGCCATCGCCCCAGCGATAGCGCGACCGCGTCGCCAGGGAGCCGCGCACCCCCCAGTGATCGGTATCGTAATAGAGCGTCGCGTTGGACGAGAATTTCGACAGCGTCGGCAAGGGCAGGCGTACCGCTACCCCCGAATAGAACACGTCGCTCGATCCCCTGGCGAGGGTCACGTTGCCGAGCACGCCGAGCTTGTCGAACGGCGCGGGCAGGAAATCGAAGTC
This genomic window contains:
- a CDS encoding cytochrome b, which codes for MNGRDRYTVPMRALHWTRAGLIIGLIALGWVMTSLPDSTAVKFDWMYPVHKEFGVLAFIIGLTALVVRTRSALPPHPAELSGWENMLSTVVQYAMLTLAVVVPLMGYAMSSSFTQSDGVPFFGINLPEILAKNDDAFAIFEWVHKTLAYTMLALITLHILGVVKHRFFDSGRDTDVLHRML